The Panthera uncia isolate 11264 chromosome C2, Puncia_PCG_1.0, whole genome shotgun sequence genome contains a region encoding:
- the LOC125921112 gene encoding transmembrane epididymal protein 1A-like translates to MGTLEGHLLPGICLLIFSLHYSVMVSLALLRGQRFLKPPLTPKEKRGHRWWQLVPVEGMMKVAISLTGIITEFFYPPGVNRMMMVDWEDPRRPFVFHDNWYHVTMYGFFTLSGVVDIVSRACQAQQNVKLERAAEALAFCVLVLLMACHLENKGTLEVRTHLLFVAPTFLVTLVLTMEVWVPDQPTLWVLKTWMGLVLSTWMLQLCVLMYVPPSGQPWRAENPGDLAFLLIFFCWHLGFGAIVLAAVYGLCSLWHHRISSWREVPHAKYQLCPRSYSSEELEKLGTEAMLQDGGI, encoded by the coding sequence ATGGGTACCCTCGAGGGACACTTGCTGCCGGGGATATGCCTCCTCATCTTTTCTCTCCACTACTCAGTGATGGTGTCCTTGGCCCTGCTACGGGGACAGAGGTTTCTCAAACCCCCTCTGACCCCAAAGGAGAAGCGAGGACACAGGTGGTGGCAGCTGGTACCTGTGGAAGGGATGATGAAGGTGGCCATCTCCCTGACTGGCATCATAACTGAGTTCTTCTACCCCCCAGGAGTAAACCGGATGATGATGGTAGACTGGGAGGACCCTCGGCGGCCATTTGTGTTCCATGACAACTGGTATCACGTCACCATGTATGGGTTTTTCACGCTCAGTGGCGTGGTGGACATCGTGAGCCGGGCGTGTCAGGCGCAGCAGAACGTGAAGCTGGAGCGAGCAGCTGAGGCCCTGGCCTTCTGTGTGCTGGTCCTGCTGATGGCATGTCACCTGGAGAACAAGGGCACCCTGGAGGTCCGCACGCACCTGCTGTTCGTGGCGCCCACCTTCCTGGTTACCCTGGTGCTCACCATGGAAGTCTGGGTCCCTGACCAACCCACGCTCTGGGTGCTGAAGACCTGGATGGGGCTGGTGCTCAGCACATGGATGCTGCAGCTGTGTGTGCTGATGTACGTTCCTCCCTCCGGGCAGCCCTGGAGGGCAGAAAACCCTGGCGACCTCGCCTTCCTCCTCATCTTCTTCTGCTGGCACCTGGGCTTCGGGGCTATCGTGCTGGCCGCTGTCTATGGCCTCTGCAGCCTCTGGCACCATCGCATCTCCTCTTGGAGGGAAGTCCCACATGCCAAGTACCAGCTGTGTCCCAGAAGCTACAGCAGCGAAGAGCTGGAGAAGCTCGGGACAGAGGCCATGCTGCAGGATGGGGGCATCTAG